tatatatattatatatatatatatataaattgatttatttttgaaataaacaatttaaaagaaaagaaaatacacggttttatgaaaaatatataataatacacTGAAATGTATAATgtgtaaataaaaatatatatatatatatataaatgtaatgTTTTACCATActtgtattaatataaatatataataatatatatacaatatatacaatatatacaatatataatataatataatatctctttcattttattatcctTTTGATTCGATTTTTTCCtcttttctatttttttttttttttctttaatgGAAACAAGAAGAAgtttaaaagaaaaatataatcaaAAAGATTTCGATACTATTATACAGAGTgttcaaaataaaaatgcTGACCACAAACAAACTAAAAACCAAAATGGAGAAGCAAAAAATGTATTGAAACACTCAGCTAGCGAAAAAAGCAAACCAGgaaataagaataatagAAAAGGTTCACAAgagaaagaaaataattcttctaatttaaaagaagatttagaaaaaaatataaaaaataaaagaacaaaTAGTAAAGACACTGcaaagaataatataaaaaataatgttcCAAG
Above is a window of Plasmodium reichenowi strain SY57 chromosome Unknown, whole genome shotgun sequence DNA encoding:
- a CDS encoding bromodomain protein, putative, whose amino-acid sequence is METRRSLKEKYNQKDFDTIIQSVQNKNADHKQTKNQNGEAKNVLKHSASEKSKPGNKNNRKGSQEKENNSSNLKEDLEKNIKNKRTNSKDTAKNNIKNNVPRRKEKKNNIISSTLSIGEGDQN